In Rhizobium jaguaris, a single window of DNA contains:
- a CDS encoding Rrf2 family transcriptional regulator, with translation MLLCYEGFGRKFMRLTVHSDYALRLMMYLSLRKDDSLSTIDGVAAAYGISKAHLMKITHELGKKGMVETVRGRQGGMRLAREASAITVGEIVRACEPDFALVPCMEAEAGNACVVMPACVLKRALATAAAAFLDVLDGYTLKDLIGPTAALRQLLSIDAAGSPERFAKSKRRSSLTASTMNKTS, from the coding sequence ATGCTATTATGCTACGAGGGATTCGGGAGGAAGTTCATGCGGCTAACAGTTCATTCCGACTATGCGTTGCGGCTGATGATGTATCTCAGTCTCCGCAAGGACGACAGCTTGTCCACGATCGACGGCGTGGCAGCGGCCTACGGTATTTCCAAGGCCCATCTGATGAAGATCACCCACGAACTCGGAAAAAAAGGCATGGTTGAAACAGTGCGGGGGCGTCAGGGCGGAATGCGCCTGGCCCGTGAGGCGTCGGCAATCACGGTCGGGGAAATTGTTCGGGCCTGCGAGCCGGACTTCGCTCTGGTTCCATGTATGGAGGCAGAAGCCGGCAATGCCTGCGTGGTCATGCCCGCCTGCGTGCTTAAGCGCGCGCTCGCAACGGCAGCGGCAGCCTTTCTTGACGTTTTGGACGGCTACACGCTGAAGGACCTCATCGGGCCGACTGCGGCGCTGCGACAGCTTCTGAGCATCGACGCCGCGGGTTCCCCAGAGCGATTTGCCAAGTCAAAGCGAAGGAGCTCATTGACCGCATCCACGATGAACAAAACGAGCTGA